TCGGATTAAAACGAAAGCGATCGCTCGAATCATTACTTCTTTGAGTGATTGCTACATACGGAAATTTAATACTCCCTTCTCAACCAACTACACACTACAGAAAAACATGAACACTGAAATTAAACTCGGTCTTTGTAATCCACCTGAACCTGTTTACTTATATGTTAATCAGGGAGAAGTAAATGGGGAATCTTACGTTTGGTACAAGTTTGATATTAATCAAGATAAGAAAATACCAGTGACTCAACGTGCATTGGCTGGGTATTTGTCCAGGGCGGCCGCATCATGTCAATAAGCAAAGTCTGTTCTCAATAGAGCTAAAATTAATGTCATTAACTCTTGCTTGTTGCGAAAATTTTAGGCGATCGCTTTGAGGCATAAACAATAATCAAACGCGAAATCCTAATTTTTTCATTGGTTCTCAACCTTCGTTGTGATCAAGAGTAATTTAGATGCGTTTGCCCTGGGTATTTGTCAGAGTTGCGATTGATAACTAAAGAATTCCAAGGTAAGGATAATATCAAACTTGAGATTGTTGTCAGCGCCGATGAACTTTATGTCATTAGAACTTCGGTGGAGACTAACTTTGCCAAAAGCTTTCTTCTGGCTGCATCATGTATCCAGAATTTTGATAAACCATTAATTATTGCTGCTACTGCTGGAGAAAAAAATACAGTTTTCTGCAATCTTTATGATGCAGCAACTAAAACCAAGATCAAGAGAGAGTGGAGTAAAGATATCGATTGGGCAAGCATCATTCATGATATCCAATGTCTTTTAGGTGGCACATCCTCAACTATTCCACCTACGCCGAAACTTAGTGTAGTCCCTCAAGCAATCCACCCACAGGATTTACGAGTACGAAACATTCGTATTTTACTTGATTATCCGTTGGATTTAGTCAAAGAGTGGTTACGATTTCAAGGCGTTGAGCTTCCTAGTTCATTACCTGAAGAAAATATTGACGAGCTAATAAAAATGATGTGTTTAGCTTGGGCATCGGATAAGTGTGAGCATCCTAACCATGCCCAATCTACGTATCAAAAGCAGGTGATTGATGCAGTAACACAAGGGGTTGATGAGTTAACAGCAGTCAAGACGTGGATGCAGCAGTTGCAAATATCGAAAGCTGGTGTGGTGTAACGCGTTTCTGAATATAGAAGTCAGTAAAAATATCACTTCTGACTTCTATAACACTCTATTAATCACATAGAAATTACCAAAATGAAAGTCATCGTTACAGTTGTTGAAAAGATTACTAACGAAGCCCATATCGATATTCCTGATGGGCTTGACGAATCTGCTATCAGACAACACATCACTGACTTATATAACAGTGGCGAAATGCTGACTGATTTGAATATTTTTCAGGTTGACTTTGAATCAATTACTGCACTGATTGTCAAAGAACAGTTTCCAAATACTTCTATCTCTGCATAAATTTCGGAGAGCTAAATATGATTATCAAAACTACAAAATGGACTGAAGCAGAACTCACAATTCTTGAGGCAAAAGCCGAACTCTATACTCCCAAACAAATTGCCTCAATTCTCAAAAGACACGGCTATTTCCGCACTCCCGACGCTATTTCTACTAAGCTCTGGAATTTGGGTTACTCCACACGTCCCTTTCTTGATAACTACAGCGCTGCCGAAATCGCTCGTATTCTTTGTGTTCACCGTACTACAGTTTCTGGTTGGGTACGCCTTTTCCAATTCGCAATTCGCAATTCGCAATTCGCAATTTTGTTCCTCACATCTGAAACTGGATGCTTGAATATTAATTCTTTTTTTTATCAATAAACTGAGAGGATTATATGCCAAGTAAATCAATTATCCAATTGTATATTAATTGCGAATTGCGAACTGCGAATTGCGAATTGGAGAGGAAATGGCATCTGAAACGGTTTTTTGACAACCCACCACAACATCTTAAGAAGCGCATTGCTGAAATTGATCCAGAAGCCATTAACTACTTGCTGGGGAGACGTGCATCATGATTGACCACGTTAACACGGCTTTTCTTTGCTGGTACATCTCGCCACCTTGGGGTTCTTGCATCCCACCACTTGAAGTCAATCTGCTGGAGAGAGTTTACATCGGAACTGCGAGGACATTCGGCTACTGCTGCGGGGTGAAGTGGAAACAAGATCGATGGATTTATGCAATTGCCTGCACGGGTGACATTATCCACACCACAGAACACGAAATTATCGGCACTGGGGAAATGCAACTAGCTGCTGTAGAAAAACCTGCTTTTGTTTTAGGCGATCGCGTAATGCTTCTTTCTGATGACCAACGGACAAAGCAGCGGCTAATTCTGGGGATTCAACTGCTAAACAGGTCTTGGTTTTACTACGTCGAGTGGATGCCCCCTGCACTAGAAGAAGCTACCAGTTTGGATGATCGGCTAGCTATCGTACCCCAGAAAGATTTGGCGCGAGTGCTTTTTTGATGTGCTTTCAAGAATTAACTGTTTGAACAATAAGCAAAAGAACAAAACTTATGTTGACTCATTTTTGGCAGAACTCAGAAATTAATCAAATGCCCCAAGAAGAGGTAATAAGTAAATATACTATTCCCAAGGGCTACGTTAACGCCACTCAAATGTGCAAGGCTAACAGCAAGTTTTTAGCCGATTACATCAAGCTCAAGTCTACAAAGCAGTATTTGCAAGCACTTTCTAACGATATGAAGATCCTCATATCGTCTTTAATGATTGAAATCGAAGCGTATGGAAAAGAACAAGGCACTTGGATTCATCCAGAAATTGCCATTGATTTAGCTCGCTGGGTATCTGTTGAATTCCGCATCTGGGCTAACAGAACCCTAATGAAGGTAATGCTCTCTACTGAAATAGAGCCAATACAGGAGCAAGAACCGCCAAAAACCCTAGCCCCATCTCAAGAAGCTGCACAGTTAGCCCTACTGTTGGGTGACTTTGCCGGATTAGACAAAGCCCTCACCGCCCAGCTTGCAGTTAACGCTGCCACTGCTGTCAACCCGGCTCTTAAACCTGCTGCTGATGAACTGAGAACAGCGATCGCACTTACCAACGTTAGCGATGATGCATATCTCAGACCAACAGACATCGGTGAAGCAGTCGGACTTTCTGCACGAGCTGTGAATAACTGGTTGACTAATGCTGGACTGCAATACCGTACTGATGACAAGAAAATCCCATATCGCCCCACAGAGTCAGGTAAGCAATGGGGGCGAATGGTTCCAACTGTTGCCAGACCTTCAAATCAAACTGTCTTTCAGCTGCGGTGGCTACCCGAAATAGTAAAAGTTATTTCTCAATAAGCAAGAACACAGAAGTCAGAATCCACCAAATCAGAATTAATTACTCAAAACTTTGATTATCAAGCTCTAACAATTGTTTACTACTTTATTCTGAATTCTGACTCCTGACTCCTGAATTATCTACCTAATTCGTCAAAATTATGAACAGTCTAAGAAAGGTTGTAGCAGATAAATATGGTCTTGAAGCTTTTGCTATGTACGACGATTTTTTCTTTGTTCATTTACCAGAAAATCAAGACCACACACTCAAATTTTTGGAAAGCCAATTACCAGAATGTATTCGGATTGAATTAGCAGAATGTTTTGCTGGTAGTGTAATTGCGGCTTGGGAAGTTCCGTTATTTTTACTTCCTCAAGTGTTACAGCAAGCCCATGATTTTGTTGCCCAGTTTTGGGAACAGATATCAGATTGAAGAATTCAGAACCCAGAATTCAGAATTCAGAATCAATTAGTCGGGGATTCAGACCTGCAACTAAATTGTTGTACCTCCAAATCTACGATTTGGCTCAGTTCTTAAACCCACTTATTCATCCGCCAGTCACACAGAATTCATACGCTCATTCTGACTCCTGACTCCTGACTCCTGAATTCTATTTAGATACACGTTCTTTATTTGGAGATAACTACCATGCAACAACTCAACTTATTTCCACAATCAGCGCCAGTTTTACCCGTCACTTGCTATCCCGATTTCTTAGGAAAGCAGCAAGCCTCGGAACTTTACCAACACTGTTTGAAACTGGAGTGGCAGCAGAATTACATCAGGATGGTCGGTAAAACTATGCCTGTTCCCCGCCTCGAATGTATTTACGGCGATAAGGGCTGCAACTATCTCTACTCCAACAGTGTATTTTTACGACCACTCCCTTGGACAGAAGAACTGTCTAAGTTACGGGATTCCATCACTGCCCTTACAGGCTATAAGTTCCGTATCGTTATCGGTAACCAATACCGTAGCGGACAAGACTCAATCGGATGGCACGCTGACAATGAAGCATCAATGGGATTGGAGCCGGCAATCGCATCAATCAGCCTGGGGTCGTGTCGCAAATTCCAAATCAAACCTATCGGTGGCAGACCAACGGACTTCTGGTTAGAACACGGGAGTCTACTTGTGATGCACCCAGGCTGTCAGTCCACACATCTGCATCAGGTTCCGAAGACGAACAAAGTGGTTGGCACTCGGATTAATCTTACCTTCCGTCCGCACATCGGGAGTAAATAAATCACTAGCATTGCTAGTTTCTATGTTTTGAGTTCTCACCAAATTTCCAAAAATAGTTTATTATATTCGTGCTTTAGTTCAGGTGTACTACTGCTTGATTTACAAGTAATAACAACAAGTCCTGAACTTCGGGTTTTTTAAGCACTGCCTATTTTTTGAGTATTGCAAAGCGGTATCCAGCTATACCGCTGACTTTTCCATGCGTCTATAGGAGGGAATATGACCACAACAACTAATCTTGAATCTCATCATTTACAAGAATGGGTTAATAGTGGTGTTGATGAAGAAATCATTGCCCTGAATGTGCGCTCACTCTCTGGGACTGTACCACATGAATATCTGCTCTACAGTCCCAAAATCTCCCGCCGCAACGATGGACGCCTCAGAGATCGCGATTTGAATAAATACCAGCACATAGAACTAGGCGGCTGGTGGTGCAGTGGCGTTGACCCTCTTAACAACTATGTTCTAATGCTCTGGGGCTGCTTCAAACCTGACTTCCCCAGACGTGACCGCCAAAAGATTCATAAATTCATCAAATATGAACACCCATATAGAGAAGAAACACGCGCTTTCTTCCTGTTAGTGCCGAATCGCATCTGGGTGAAAGCTTCCAACCGTAGCGGTATCCCAATCACTCAAGAAGATTTAGAACACCCTGGCGGCTTCTGGCACTGGGTTTGGCGGCATAATGTACCAGTGACAATCGTTGAAGGCGTCAAAAAAGCTGCTTGCTTACTGACTGCTGGTTATGCAGCGATCGCTCTACCTGGGGTCAATAGTGGATACCGCACACCCCAAGACGAATATGGTAACGCTATTGGTAAACCATCACTGATTCCAGATTTGAAACATTTCGCAACACAGGATAGGCAGGTTAACATTTGCTTTGATCAGGACAACTTGCCCCAAACTGCCCAACGGGTGAGAACCGCCATCAGTCGCATGGGACGGCTGTTAGTAAATGAAGGTTGTTCCCTGCGAGTGATTGATTTACCGTTAGGGCCAGAGAAAGGAGTTGATGATTTTATCGTTGCTCACGGTCAGCCTGCCTTTGATGCACTCTACAATACAGCTGTTGCATTGGAATTATGGGAGATTAAGCTGTTTACATTGCTGACTTATCCGCCAGCGATCGCACTCAATCAACGTTTCTTGGGCCAGCTGATTGCACCCGTTGGGGAAAAGCTGCTCGTTCTCAAAGCCCCAAAAGGCACTGGTAAAACCGAGTGGCTGTCTACTGAGGTGGCCAAAGCCCATGAGCAAGGGCGGCGCGTACTCATCATCACCCATCGTATTCAACTGGGTGAGGCGTTGTGTAACCGCTTCGGTGTTAACTATGTCAGTGAAGTTCGCACGAATGATACTGGCGATTTGTTGGGTTACGGCTTGTGTATTGATTCGTTGCATCAGCAAAGCCTTGCTCGTTTCAACCCCAACGACTGGTCAAACGATGTCATCATTATTGATGAATGCGACCAAGTTTTCTGGCATTTGCTCAACTCTACTACTGAGGTTGCCAAACGGCGGGTATCTGTTCTCAAAAACCTCAAACAGTTGATTCAAAATGTCTTGGGTAGCAGTCAGGGTAAGATTTACCTATCTTCTGCTGATGTTTCCGATACCGATATTAAGTATGTTCTAACTCTAGCTGGAGAATATAGAGTTAACCCGTTTGTCATCGTCAACAACTATCAGCCATTCTCTGGCAAATGTTATAACTACTCCGGCAGTAACCCCAAGAATTTGATTGCCGCTCTTGATCGGGCGATTTCAAAGGGAGGACATCATTTATTATGTTGTTCTGCCCAAAAAGCCACATCTAAGTGGGGAACCCAAGCGCTAGAGCAACGGTTTCGCCGCAAATTCCCTCACCTGCGGATACTGCGAATTGACAGCCATTCTGTTTCAGAATCAACGCACCCAGCTTTTGAGTGTATTGCCCACCTCAACGAGATTCTCACGCAGTATGATTTAGTCATTGCCTCGCCCAGCCTGGAAACAGGTGTGTCTATCGATATTCAAGGTCATTTTAACTCTGTCTGGGGAATATTCCAGGGAGTTCAGCCTGTGAACTCAGTGCGGCAGACGTTAGCACGGTTGAGGGAAACTGTTGACCGCCACATCTGGGTTAGTCGGTACGGTATAGGGACTGTGGGTAATGGTTCAACTTCTATGAGTGGATTGTTGCGGAGTCAGGATATGGCAACCCAGGCTAATATTGCTCTACTATCGGCTGCTGACAATTCAGACTACAGCTTTATTGACCAAAACTTTCAACCCGAATCATTGCAAACCTGGGGTAAGCGAGGTGCTGTCATTAACGTAGAAATGCGCCGTTATCGTGAATCTGTACTCACAGGATTGTCGACTGACGGCTACATCCTTATTGATGCAGACGATTCTGACCCTGACCAAACCAAGGAAATTGTTAAAGAAGTTAAGGCAGCTTCCAAAGAATTATATAGGAGTGAATGCCTGGGAGTTTCTCAATCAGAAGATGTATCTGATACCGAACTCAAGAAGCTGCAATCCAAGCGGGTGAAGACCAAGGACGAACGATATCAGCAACGGAAAGCTGAATTGTCCCGCCGCTATGAAGTTCAAGTAACACCCGAATTAGTCGAGAAAGATGACGACTCTTGGTATCCAAAACTGCGGCTGCACTATTATCTGACTGTGGGGCGGCAGTTTCTTGCTAATCGTGATGCCAAACGTGCTTTGGCACAAGCCGAAGCTGGGGATAATGCGATTTGGAAACCCGACTTCAACAAGGGGCAGATGTTGTCTAGGGTGCTGTTATTAGAAGAACTGAATCTGTTGCAGTTGCTCACACCCCTTGAGCAATTGCGGTCTTCTGATGAGGCGATGCAGGAGTTCAAGGCGATCGCACTACAGAATCGCTATGTCATCAAGAACTATCTTCACGTGACTATTTCCGAGAAACTTACACCAATTGCGATCGCGCAAAAGTTACTCGACAAGATTGATTTACGGCTGTCATACATCGGGCGGTTAGGCCCAAGGGGGAAGCGGGAGTGTGTTTATCAGTTCGTTCCTGCTGATGATCGGCGTGATTCGATTTTTGATTCTTGGTTGGGTCGAGATGAAGCGTTAAATCGTGAATCCGTGTCAGTCACTAATAATATAGATATACAAACACTCATGCCTGACACCATATCGCTGCCAATCTCCCAAAATCCAGACTTTGTGTCAGTCACTAATAATATAGAGTTAAAAACACAAGTTGCTGACACACACGATATTCCCCAAACATTAGATGAGGCTACTCAGGGCTGGAAGGGCTTGAAGTTGAAGCTGCGGCAGGGGTTAGAAACTGCTGGTCGGTTTTACAATGAGCTAGTTGACAATGTGGGTGAGGCTGTTGGGGTTGCTGATGGTGAACCGTTTTGGAATGGGTATCTCGGACAGTGGCAAGTCTTGGTTGACTTTGCCGACGGGTGTAAATCTGTGGTTTGCGATTGGGTCGAGTGTATGGAGTAAGTTGTTGGGGGAGCAAGGCGAACGCTTGTTGCTTTACACTTGCAAGAAATTGACCCCGATAGCGTTCCCTGTCAAGGGTTGCCGCAGGCATCGCGCGAAAGTTATTGGACAAGGTTGATTTGCGCTTATCTGATATCGGTCGCTTTGGGCCGCGAGGAAAACGGGAGTGTGTTTATCAGTTTGTGCCATCCGATGACGAGCGTGATTCGATTTTTGATTCTTGGCTAAGTCGGGATGAAGTGTTAGATCGTGAATCTGTGTCAGTCACTAATAATATAGATATACAAACCAAAGTCAGTGACACACACGATATTCCCCAAATATTAAATGAAGCTGTCAGCGGCTGTCAGGGGCTGAAGTTGAAATTGCGGGAAGGACTCGACAGCGCTGGTCCCTAGCTATCTAATTGGTATACAAAGCAGGTAAACTGAGGAAAGCACCTAGCAGCAGTAAAAAATTAGTGATAGTAAAGTTGCCTCGCCATCGCCCAGAACGAAAATTCAGTAATATCAAACGAATAGTATTAGAATGTTCACTCATTGAGTGCGTGCATTGTGGGGCAGAATTAGCGCTACGCAGACCAAGACACATGCGTAAAACCATTCAAACAATGGATGGTGCAGTATTTGTGGCAGGCAAGAGTAAAGAATGTACCAATCATAGTTGCACACATTTTGGTAAACATTACTACGCGACTGGCGTGTTAAAATACAGTCTGCCTTACAGTACTTATGGGCTAGACGTGCTGGCATTTATTGGTTGGCAACATGAAAATGAGCATCAACAGTTGGCAGAAATTCGGCGCTTATTAAACCAGCGTGGTGTTGAAATTAACGAAAGCAATGTAGGTAAGCTATACCGTCAATTTCTGGCACTATTGGGTGGAACGATTGCACATACACAGGAGAAATTAGCTGCCACAGCAGTCCATCATGGTGGCTTGATTTGGGCAATAGATGCCTTACAGCCCGAAGGCCACGGAACCTTACTGTATGTATTGTACGAGGTATTAAGCGGTACACCAGTAAGTGGAATTCAGTTACCACAGGCACAGGCACAAAGGTTAATTGAGTGGCTGCAACCATATAAAGAGTTACCGTATAAAGTGCTAGCAACATTGTCAGATGGGGAAAAATCAATCATTGCGGCAATGAATTCAAGTTGGCCAGATGCACCCCATCAACGTTGTCAAGCCCACTTTCTCAGTAATTTAAGTGAAGTGGTGCTGCCATTAGACACAAAGCTCAGACAGCAATTAAAAGCAGATTTAGATGATCTGCCAAAAGTCCCTGAGTACTCAGAAAGAGCCCAACACCCAGGCTCCGAACAGCAGCAAGACAGTCTCCCTTTTTTTCAGGAATCCCCTATTTGTCACGAGACATAGAGTTAATGGCAATCGAATCCCAGATTCGGGCTGCGGTTCGGGATTGTGTCAATCGCACCAGTCGCAAACCTTTTCGCTGGGGCGGTTTAAGCGGCTACCAGCAATTAGAAACTATTGGACAGATACTACGTAGTTTACCATGTCGAGAACTTGATACAGATTATTTGTCTCTCTTGTCAGTATGGATTGACCAAGCCTTAAGTAGCAATCGTTCATTAGCCTCCGACTTAGAAGAAACACACAATTGGTTGCAACGAATTGCAGAATGTTTGCACTATCCTGAACAAACCAGTCCACGCATTGATTGCGCGACCGATGTTACACAAACTGTAAAATTACCTTTAACAAGTTTTCAAGTTCGGCGCGAAATGGAAGAGTTATTACAGCAATTTCAGCCCGACCCTCAACAAAATCCCGCACAGTTTGCCTTGAAGAAAAAGCTACAAAAACTATGGCATAAATACGGTACTGATTTATTGCACTGCTATGACATTCCTGGCTTACCGCCAGATAACTTGAAAATGGAAGCTATGTTTAGCCTTTTGCGTCGCAATCAACGGCGAATTAGTGGGCGCAAATCAACTGCCGAATTACGTGATTTTGGGCAATATCAAGTTCTTTTCTTCGCCGAAAGTGAACAAATGTTGCTGACACAAATTCGGGAAGTGCCTGTAGCGGAATACAACACTCAACGTCGCAGATTAGCAATGGATGAAGCACCCCGTCAACAAAAACATCGCCTTCATCGTCATCCAGTTACCACAATACAAGCTTTAGTCGATCAACATACGGAACTTCTGACTGTGCTTGAGTCTCAAGCCCTGAAATACCAATTAGATAGCTAGGGGCGCTGGTCGGTTCTATACTGAGCTTGTCTCCCAAGTTGGCGAGGCTGTTGGTGAGCCTTACCGGAATGAGTATCTGGGGCAGTGGTAATTTTTGGAGGCGGGTATGGGTCTGTGTGTGGTGTGTGTAGGGAAGGTGGGGGTGTAGGGAGCGAGTAGTTCACTGTTCCATCAAAACCGTTACTGTGAGTCGGTGATTGTGCAAGTTCTGAGTTTGGGGCAAACAGTCTCTATCGCCTTGCCCTTGAATAGAGCAACTGTGTGTTCGTTATCTTCTGAGTCGCTTCAAGTGACTTGTTTAGTTTGTCTTATCCCAAGATTGGGTCTGAATCAAGTTCCCACCGATGTTTGAGCAATTCTCGGTAAGTCGCTTCCCTTATCATCATGTGCTTATACAGCATCTGCAAAAACTCTTGAGCTTGTTCACGGGACATCTGCTGCACAAGATCCGCAAAAGTTCTGAGGCTAAATTCTTGTTCTAAAGATAATTCAATGGGTTGATTCATCGCTTTTATTAGTTACTCTTTTATTTGGGTTTGCTTATGTCAGCATATATTGCTTTATATAAACAAATGTTACAATAAATTTACAAAACCCAAGGGGGGTGTAAACCGTACTAAGTAGGTTAGAATGCCGTATCTGCTGCTAAAACCTTGATATCACTCCATTGTGGCAACCCAAGTAAAAACCTAAGTTCTAAAGTTTCTGACTTTAAGGTTTTTAAAAGCATTTTTAGCCTCTGCTTGCGGCTGGCGATCACCTACGGCGGGCGAAAAGCGCCATCGCTCAAAACAAGAGATGG
This portion of the Nostoc sp. UHCC 0302 genome encodes:
- a CDS encoding KilA-N domain-containing protein; the encoded protein is MLTHFWQNSEINQMPQEEVISKYTIPKGYVNATQMCKANSKFLADYIKLKSTKQYLQALSNDMKILISSLMIEIEAYGKEQGTWIHPEIAIDLARWVSVEFRIWANRTLMKVMLSTEIEPIQEQEPPKTLAPSQEAAQLALLLGDFAGLDKALTAQLAVNAATAVNPALKPAADELRTAIALTNVSDDAYLRPTDIGEAVGLSARAVNNWLTNAGLQYRTDDKKIPYRPTESGKQWGRMVPTVARPSNQTVFQLRWLPEIVKVISQ
- a CDS encoding alpha-ketoglutarate-dependent dioxygenase AlkB, whose product is MQQLNLFPQSAPVLPVTCYPDFLGKQQASELYQHCLKLEWQQNYIRMVGKTMPVPRLECIYGDKGCNYLYSNSVFLRPLPWTEELSKLRDSITALTGYKFRIVIGNQYRSGQDSIGWHADNEASMGLEPAIASISLGSCRKFQIKPIGGRPTDFWLEHGSLLVMHPGCQSTHLHQVPKTNKVVGTRINLTFRPHIGSK
- a CDS encoding helix-turn-helix domain-containing protein → MIIKTTKWTEAELTILEAKAELYTPKQIASILKRHGYFRTPDAISTKLWNLGYSTRPFLDNYSAAEIARILCVHRTTVSGWVRLFQFAIRNSQFAILFLTSETGCLNINSFFYQ
- a CDS encoding NblA/ycf18 family protein → MNQPIELSLEQEFSLRTFADLVQQMSREQAQEFLQMLYKHMMIREATYRELLKHRWELDSDPILG
- a CDS encoding plasmid replication protein, CyRepA1 family, translating into MTTTTNLESHHLQEWVNSGVDEEIIALNVRSLSGTVPHEYLLYSPKISRRNDGRLRDRDLNKYQHIELGGWWCSGVDPLNNYVLMLWGCFKPDFPRRDRQKIHKFIKYEHPYREETRAFFLLVPNRIWVKASNRSGIPITQEDLEHPGGFWHWVWRHNVPVTIVEGVKKAACLLTAGYAAIALPGVNSGYRTPQDEYGNAIGKPSLIPDLKHFATQDRQVNICFDQDNLPQTAQRVRTAISRMGRLLVNEGCSLRVIDLPLGPEKGVDDFIVAHGQPAFDALYNTAVALELWEIKLFTLLTYPPAIALNQRFLGQLIAPVGEKLLVLKAPKGTGKTEWLSTEVAKAHEQGRRVLIITHRIQLGEALCNRFGVNYVSEVRTNDTGDLLGYGLCIDSLHQQSLARFNPNDWSNDVIIIDECDQVFWHLLNSTTEVAKRRVSVLKNLKQLIQNVLGSSQGKIYLSSADVSDTDIKYVLTLAGEYRVNPFVIVNNYQPFSGKCYNYSGSNPKNLIAALDRAISKGGHHLLCCSAQKATSKWGTQALEQRFRRKFPHLRILRIDSHSVSESTHPAFECIAHLNEILTQYDLVIASPSLETGVSIDIQGHFNSVWGIFQGVQPVNSVRQTLARLRETVDRHIWVSRYGIGTVGNGSTSMSGLLRSQDMATQANIALLSAADNSDYSFIDQNFQPESLQTWGKRGAVINVEMRRYRESVLTGLSTDGYILIDADDSDPDQTKEIVKEVKAASKELYRSECLGVSQSEDVSDTELKKLQSKRVKTKDERYQQRKAELSRRYEVQVTPELVEKDDDSWYPKLRLHYYLTVGRQFLANRDAKRALAQAEAGDNAIWKPDFNKGQMLSRVLLLEELNLLQLLTPLEQLRSSDEAMQEFKAIALQNRYVIKNYLHVTISEKLTPIAIAQKLLDKIDLRLSYIGRLGPRGKRECVYQFVPADDRRDSIFDSWLGRDEALNRESVSVTNNIDIQTLMPDTISLPISQNPDFVSVTNNIELKTQVADTHDIPQTLDEATQGWKGLKLKLRQGLETAGRFYNELVDNVGEAVGVADGEPFWNGYLGQWQVLVDFADGCKSVVCDWVECME
- a CDS encoding DUF1392 family protein; amino-acid sequence: MIDHVNTAFLCWYISPPWGSCIPPLEVNLLERVYIGTARTFGYCCGVKWKQDRWIYAIACTGDIIHTTEHEIIGTGEMQLAAVEKPAFVLGDRVMLLSDDQRTKQRLILGIQLLNRSWFYYVEWMPPALEEATSLDDRLAIVPQKDLARVLF